The Variovorax sp. S12S4 genome includes the window ATCGGCGAGATGGCGGGCCGCACCGACACCGGCTATCTGTTCGGCGGCCTCTCGTCAGGCCGTGCGGGCGCCTTGCAGTTTGCGGTCGGCGGCAACGGAAACATCCGCGGCCACGGCGCTGCGGGCGGCGTGTTCTCGGGTGGCTTGTCGGGCGTGGTGTTCGGCGAGGGCGTGCGGCTGGTGTCGCGCGTTACGCAAGGCTGCCAGCCGCTGCGCTCCGGCGCGGGGCGCGAGCGCGAGATCACCGAGGCCGACGGCAACCTGCTGCTCAAGCTCGATGGCGAGCCCGCACTCGACGTGCTGCTGGCCGACCTGCAGGTGTCACTTGAGCGCCCGCAGGAAGCCATCGACGCCGTGCGCGCCACCCTGGTGGGCCTGGCGGATGCGGGCAGCGACGGCATCCGCCGCACCGGCGACCTGGGCGCCGACGTGCTGGTGCGCCACATCATCGGGCTGGACCCGACGCGGCGCGGCATCGCCATTGCCGACGTGGCCGAGGCCGGCATGCGCCTGACCTTTTGTCGGCGCAATGCACAGGCCGCACGCGCCGACCTGATGCGCATCTGCGCGGAAATCCGCGAAGAACTGGAGCCCGAAGAACAGACCCTGGCCACCGCGCGCGCGGTGGCGGCCGGGGAGGCCGAAGCAGCGCCGCACCCGGCGCGCCGCATCGCGGGTGCCGTGTACGTGAGCTGCTCGGGGCGCGGCGGGCCACACTTCGGCGCACCGGGCGCCGAGTTGCAGATCGTGCGGCACGCGCTGGGCGACGTGCCGCTGGTCGGTTTCTTTGCGGCGGGGGAGATTGCCCGGCACCACTTGTATGGGTATACGGGGGTGTTGACGGTGTTTACCGGCAACGACTGACCGCCGCCACGGCCAGATCAGGCCGGCTGGAGCAGGCGCGCTGCTGGCGTAGGCATGCCGGCAAACGCAAAATCGACTTCGGGTGCAAGCCCGCTCACGATCCGCGCCACCGACTTGCCCGAGCCGCACGCATGCGTCCAGCCGAGCGTGCCGTGCCCGGTGTTCAGGTACAGGTTGGGCAGCTTCGTCTTGCCGATCAAAGGCACATTGCTCGGCGTCGCGGGGCGCAGGCCGGTCCAGAACTGCGCCTGCGTGGTGTCGCCGGCGCCGGGGAAGAGCTGTTCAACGCGCCGCACGATCGCTTCGCAGCGCACGCGGTTCAAGTCGCGGTCGTAGCCATTGAGCTCGGCCGTGCCGGCAATGCGCAGGCGGTCGCCGGAGGCCGACGTATAGCGCGAGAACACCAGCTTGAACTCGTCGTCGGTCAGCGAAACCTGGTGCGCCTTCGTCGCGTCTTTGACTGGCAGCGTGACCGAATAGCCTTTGGCCGGATAGATCGGCAGGCGAATGCCCAGCGGCGCGGCATACAGCGGACTCAATGAGCCCATCGCAAGCACGAAGGCGTCGCCGCGAATGCGTTGGAAGCGGCCTTCGCTGTCGGTAGCTTCCACGTGGTCGATGCTGCCGCCCGCTTCGCGCAGCGCAGTCACCGTGTGGCTCATGAGGAACTTCACGCCGGCTGCTGTCGCAAGGCGTGCCATTTCGCGTGCGAAGAGGTTGGCGTCGCCGGATTCGTCTTCTGCCGTGTAAGTGGCGCCGGCCAATTGCGAACGGATGTGGGCCAGGGCGGGCTCGATCTTCACTGCCTCATCCGCGGAGATGACTTGCCGTTCGCAGCCGAGTGCGCGCATCTGCTCGGCGGGCGCAAGAGCGCTGTCGAACTCTTTCTGCGTCGTATAGAAGTGCAGGATGCCTTGCGTGCGCTGGTCGTAGGCGATGCCGGTGTCGCGCCGCAATTGCTGCAGCACTTCGCGGCTGTAGGTGCCCAGGCGCACGATCTGCTCGATGTTGTGCTTCGTGCGGCCGGGGGTGCATTCGCGCAGGAACTGCAAGCCCCAGAGCCATTGGCGCATGTCCGCGCGAATGCGAAAGAGCAGCGGGGCGTCTTCCTTGCCCAACCACTGCAGCACCTTGAGCGGTGCGCTCGGATTGGCCCAGGGTTCGGCATGGCTGACGGAGATCTGCCCGCCGTTGGCAAAACTGGTCTCGGCGGCGGGGGTGGCCTGCCGGTCGATGACGGTTACTTCGTGGCCGAGTTGCTGGAGGTAGTAAGCCGAGGTCACGCCGAGCAAGCCGGCGCCAAGAACGATCACGCGCATTTCAAGTACCTTTGAGGTTGAAGCGCTTGAACCGCGGGCGAGGTTGCTATCGAATAAATAGCAAACAACCGGACGACCACCGTCACAAGTTGCCGCTCCCCCTGTCCTCGGTACCTGAGAGATTCACCCGCTGCGCCCGCAACGGGTTTGCTCCTTCGGTGCATCACGCAAGGTGATGGCTCTCCAGACGGCGTGTCAGTTGGTGCAGTACATGCCACGAAACTCTTTGAAAGAACTTCAACGGTTTCGTTCGGCCGACCTGAGCGTTTATGGGAGTTTGCGCCTTCGGTGGAGTAGTAAAAAGAACTACTCGCTCTCCTGCATTAACGCCATTGTAGGCTGGGACCGCGAAGAGCCGACCATGGATTTTTGACAATTCGACCAATGGGATAATTGTCATTGATTCGAAACTTCGGGGAGACTCATGATCCTGGTAACCGGCGGCGCGGGCTTCATTGGCGCCAACTTCGTACTCGACTGGCTGGCGCAGAGCAACGAGTCCATCGTGAATCTCGACAAGCTGACCTATGCGGGCAACCTCGAGACGCTCGGCTCGCTCAACGGCAACCCGAACCACATCTTCGTGCAGGGCGACATCGGCGACAGCGCTTTGGTCGATCGCCTGTTGGCCGAGCACAAGCCACGCGCTATCGTGAATTTTGCCGCGGAATCGCACGTGGATCGCTCTATCCATGGCCCCGAAGACTTCGTGCAAACCAACGTGCTCGGCACCTTTCGCCTGCTCGAGTCGGTGCGCGGCTACTGGAGCGCACTGCCGGCTGAGCAAAAGTCTGCCTTCCGCTTCCTTCACGTGTCGACCGACGAGGTCTACGGCTCGCTCTCCAAGACCGACCCCGCCTTTACCGAAGAGAACAAGTACGAGCCCAACAGCCCCTACTCAGCCAGCAAGGCCGCCAGCGACCATCTCGTGCGCGCCTGGCACCACACCTACGGCCTGCCGGTGGTCACCACCAACTGCTCCAACAACTACGGGCCGTTCCACTTCCCCGAGAAGCTCATCCCCTGATGATCGTCAACGCCCTGGCTGGCAAGCCCTTGCCGGTGTACGGCGACGGCATGCAGGTGCGCGACTGGCTCTATGTGAAGGACCACT containing:
- a CDS encoding FIST signal transduction protein; this encodes MKLFPSGHATHPQWRMAAGLVLAQLRAQMALPDYASAPTLGLLYITDHYASDAQDILDHLSAELPEVTDWSGTVGIGVSANNAEYFDEPGLSLMLCALPSDQYRVFSGVAPLGNSEMSGFEAHTALVHADPATPDLTELIGEMAGRTDTGYLFGGLSSGRAGALQFAVGGNGNIRGHGAAGGVFSGGLSGVVFGEGVRLVSRVTQGCQPLRSGAGREREITEADGNLLLKLDGEPALDVLLADLQVSLERPQEAIDAVRATLVGLADAGSDGIRRTGDLGADVLVRHIIGLDPTRRGIAIADVAEAGMRLTFCRRNAQAARADLMRICAEIREELEPEEQTLATARAVAAGEAEAAPHPARRIAGAVYVSCSGRGGPHFGAPGAELQIVRHALGDVPLVGFFAAGEIARHHLYGYTGVLTVFTGND
- a CDS encoding D-amino acid dehydrogenase, encoding MRVIVLGAGLLGVTSAYYLQQLGHEVTVIDRQATPAAETSFANGGQISVSHAEPWANPSAPLKVLQWLGKEDAPLLFRIRADMRQWLWGLQFLRECTPGRTKHNIEQIVRLGTYSREVLQQLRRDTGIAYDQRTQGILHFYTTQKEFDSALAPAEQMRALGCERQVISADEAVKIEPALAHIRSQLAGATYTAEDESGDANLFAREMARLATAAGVKFLMSHTVTALREAGGSIDHVEATDSEGRFQRIRGDAFVLAMGSLSPLYAAPLGIRLPIYPAKGYSVTLPVKDATKAHQVSLTDDEFKLVFSRYTSASGDRLRIAGTAELNGYDRDLNRVRCEAIVRRVEQLFPGAGDTTQAQFWTGLRPATPSNVPLIGKTKLPNLYLNTGHGTLGWTHACGSGKSVARIVSGLAPEVDFAFAGMPTPAARLLQPA